A window of the Streptomyces sp. NBC_01351 genome harbors these coding sequences:
- a CDS encoding RidA family protein, producing MAITLVNPNGLPEIPVYRQVSVATGSKLVFIAGQVAWGADGVTVGEGDLAAQVEQCYVNIAAALDGVGAGFDDVAKLTVYVVDWTPDKMPLLLEGITRAAKRLGGAVPVPPATMIGVAALDVPEHLVEIEATAVID from the coding sequence ATGGCCATCACCCTGGTGAACCCCAACGGATTGCCGGAGATCCCCGTCTACCGGCAGGTGTCGGTCGCGACCGGGTCGAAGCTGGTCTTCATCGCCGGGCAGGTCGCCTGGGGTGCCGATGGCGTCACGGTGGGCGAAGGTGACCTCGCCGCCCAGGTGGAGCAGTGCTACGTCAACATCGCCGCCGCCCTGGACGGGGTCGGCGCCGGCTTCGACGACGTGGCGAAGCTGACCGTCTACGTCGTCGACTGGACCCCCGACAAGATGCCGCTGCTGCTGGAGGGCATCACCCGGGCGGCCAAGCGACTGGGCGGCGCCGTGCCGGTCCCGCCGGCCACCATGATCGGTGTCGCGGCGCTGGACGTACCCGAGCACCTGGTGGAGATCGAAGCCACCGCCGTCATCGACTGA